A single region of the Triticum dicoccoides isolate Atlit2015 ecotype Zavitan chromosome 2B, WEW_v2.0, whole genome shotgun sequence genome encodes:
- the LOC119366179 gene encoding double-strand break repair protein MRE11-like isoform X3: MEDDRDTLRILVATDCHLGYMEKDEIRRFDSFEAFEEICSLAKQKEVDFVLLGGDLFHENKPSRSTLVKTIEILRRYCLNDLPVKFQVVSDQTVNFPNRFGHVNYEDPHFNVGLPVFTIHGNHDDPAGVDNLSAIDILSACNLVNYFGKMDLGGSGVGQIAVHPVLVKKGTTTVALYGLGNIRDERLNRMFQTPHSVQWMRPESQEGLSVSDWFNILVLHQNRIKTNPKSAINEHFLPRFLDFVVWGHEHECLIDPQEVPGMGFHITQPGSSVATSLIDGEAKPKHVLLLEIKGNQYRPNKIPLMTVRPFEYAEVVLKDEADVDPNDQASVLEHLDKIVRNLIEKSSQPAASRSEAKLPLVRIKVDYSGFSTINPQRFGQKYVGKVANPQDILIFSKAAKKRQTTTGENIDESEKLRPEELNQQTIEALVAENNLKMEILPVDDLDIALHDFVSKDDKTAFYACLQRNLDETRKKLNYEAEKFKIEEEDIIVKVGECMQERVKEISLRSKGDTGLASSTQNLQDTIRGKSVAAESSLNTFSDDEDTRELLLGTRSTRSTAGFTRPSKDATGAARGGASKRGRGKGSLKQTTLTFSQSRSSAAIRSEEVDSSSDEDAANEVNEVVENSDPEDSFPQSGRKRPAPRGRGRARGTTTAKRGRKADTGSMPSMVMSKDDDSDEDDKPKKPPPRVTRNYGAVKRR, encoded by the exons AT GGAAGACGACAGAGACACGCTCCGGATACTTGTGGCCACCGATTGCCATCTGGGCTACATGGAGAAGGACGAGATACGAAGGTTCGATTCGTTCGAGGCTTTTGAGGAGATATGCTCGTTGGCAAAGCAGAAGGAG GTAGACTTTGTGCTTCTTGGCGGCGACCTGTTCCATGAGAACAAGCCTTCGCGTTCGACTTTGGTGAAGACCATTGAGATTCTACGCCGCTACTGCCTTAATGACCTGCCAGTGAAGTTCCAGGTTGTCAGTGATCAGACAGTCAACTTCCCAAACAG ATTTGGCCATGTAAACTATGAAGACCCACATTTCAATGTTGGCTTGCCTGTGTTCACTATCCATGGAAATCATGATGATCCTGCTGGGGTG GATAACCTCTCTGCTATTGATATCCTTTCGGCTTGCAATCTTGTAAATTATTTTGGGAAGATGGACCTTGGCGGCTCTGGTGTTGGTCAAATAGCTGTCCATCCAGTACTTGTTAAAAAG GGTACAACTACAGTTGCACTATATGGCCTTGGGAACATTAGAGATGAGCGACTGAACAGAATGTTTCAG ACACCACATTCAGTACAATGGATGCGACCTGAAAGTCAAGAGGGTCTGTCAGTATCCGACTGGTTCAATATCCTGGTACTTCATCAGAACAG GATAAAGACAAACCCTAAAAGTGCCATCAATGAGCATTTCTTACCACGTTTTCTAGACTTCGTGGTATGGGGCCATGAGCATGAATGCCTTATTGACCCCCAG GAGGTCCCTGGAATGGGTTTTCACATCACGCAGCCAGGCTCATCAGTTGCAACCTCCCTGATTGATGGTGAAGCAAAACCAAAGCATGTTCTTTTGTTAGAAATCAAG GGAAACCAGTATAGGCCAAACAAAATACCTTTGATGACCGTTAGACCTTTTGAGTATGCTGAG GTTGTGTTGAAAGATGAAGCAGATGTCGACCCTAATGATCAGGCCTCTGTTCTTGAACATTTGGATAAAATT GTAAGAAATCTGATCGAAAAGAGTAGTCAACCAGCAGCCAGTAGATCTGAAGCCAAACTTCCATTAGTTCGAATCAAG GTAGATTACTCTGGGTTTTCAACAATAAACCCGCAACGATTTGGTCAGAAGTATGTCGGCAAG GTTGCGAACCCCCAAGATATTCTCATTTTCTCAAAAGCAGCAAAGAAGCGCCAGACTACTACAGGAG AGAATATCGATGAGTCCGAGAAACTTCGTCCTGAGGAACTAAACCAACAAACTATTGAAGCTTTGGTTGCAGAAAATAACTTG AAAATGGAGATTCTTCCAGTTGACGACTTGGACATTGCATTGCATGACTTTGTCAGCAAGGATGACAAGACCGCATTCTATGCCTGTTTGCAGCGAAATCTAGATGAAACAAGG AAGAAACTGAATTATGAAGCGGAGAAATTTAAAATCGAGGAAGAAGATATAATAGTCAAAGTCGGCGAGTGCATGCAG GAACGTGTAAAGGAAATATCCCTCCGCTCCAAGGGAGACACAGGGCTTGCATCAAGCactcaaaatttg CAGGATACTATTAGAGGTAAATCTGTAGCAGCTGAAAGTAGCCTGAACACTTTCAGTGATGACGAGGACACCAGGGAGTTGCTTCTTGGCACCAGATCAACCAGATCTACAGCTGGATTTACTAGACCCTCTAAAGATGCTACTGGTGCCGCTCGAGGTGGAGCTTCCAAAAGAGGCAGGGGGAAAGGCTCATTGAAACAAACCACCCTTACTTTCAGTCAATCAAG GTCAAGTGCTGCTATTCGCAGTGAGGAGGTGGACTCTTCCTCGGATGAGGACGCAGCAAACGAAGTAAATGAAGTTGTTGAAAATTCA GATCCTGAGGACAGTTTCCCACAAAGTGGACGGAAGAGGCCTGCTCCTCGAGGTAGAGGTCGGGCCAGAGGCACTACCACTGCGAAAAGAGGGAGGAAAGCCGACACTGGTTCCATGCCAAGCATGGTGATGAGCAAAGACGATGACAGCGACGAAGATGACAAGCCTAAGAAACCTCCGCCTCGG GTTACGAGGAACTACGGAGCAGTCAAGAGGAGATGA
- the LOC119366179 gene encoding double-strand break repair protein MRE11-like isoform X1, with the protein MMLSRPPDLFAVECHCREDDRDTLRILVATDCHLGYMEKDEIRRFDSFEAFEEICSLAKQKEVDFVLLGGDLFHENKPSRSTLVKTIEILRRYCLNDLPVKFQVVSDQTVNFPNRFGHVNYEDPHFNVGLPVFTIHGNHDDPAGVDNLSAIDILSACNLVNYFGKMDLGGSGVGQIAVHPVLVKKGTTTVALYGLGNIRDERLNRMFQTPHSVQWMRPESQEGLSVSDWFNILVLHQNRIKTNPKSAINEHFLPRFLDFVVWGHEHECLIDPQEVPGMGFHITQPGSSVATSLIDGEAKPKHVLLLEIKGNQYRPNKIPLMTVRPFEYAEVVLKDEADVDPNDQASVLEHLDKIVRNLIEKSSQPAASRSEAKLPLVRIKVDYSGFSTINPQRFGQKYVGKVANPQDILIFSKAAKKRQTTTGENIDESEKLRPEELNQQTIEALVAENNLKMEILPVDDLDIALHDFVSKDDKTAFYACLQRNLDETRKKLNYEAEKFKIEEEDIIVKVGECMQERVKEISLRSKGDTGLASSTQNLQDTIRGKSVAAESSLNTFSDDEDTRELLLGTRSTRSTAGFTRPSKDATGAARGGASKRGRGKGSLKQTTLTFSQSRSSAAIRSEEVDSSSDEDAANEVNEVVENSDPEDSFPQSGRKRPAPRGRGRARGTTTAKRGRKADTGSMPSMVMSKDDDSDEDDKPKKPPPRVTRNYGAVKRR; encoded by the exons ATGATGCTGTCCCGTCCTCCTGACCTGTTCGCTGTTGAATGCCACTGCAGGGAAGACGACAGAGACACGCTCCGGATACTTGTGGCCACCGATTGCCATCTGGGCTACATGGAGAAGGACGAGATACGAAGGTTCGATTCGTTCGAGGCTTTTGAGGAGATATGCTCGTTGGCAAAGCAGAAGGAG GTAGACTTTGTGCTTCTTGGCGGCGACCTGTTCCATGAGAACAAGCCTTCGCGTTCGACTTTGGTGAAGACCATTGAGATTCTACGCCGCTACTGCCTTAATGACCTGCCAGTGAAGTTCCAGGTTGTCAGTGATCAGACAGTCAACTTCCCAAACAG ATTTGGCCATGTAAACTATGAAGACCCACATTTCAATGTTGGCTTGCCTGTGTTCACTATCCATGGAAATCATGATGATCCTGCTGGGGTG GATAACCTCTCTGCTATTGATATCCTTTCGGCTTGCAATCTTGTAAATTATTTTGGGAAGATGGACCTTGGCGGCTCTGGTGTTGGTCAAATAGCTGTCCATCCAGTACTTGTTAAAAAG GGTACAACTACAGTTGCACTATATGGCCTTGGGAACATTAGAGATGAGCGACTGAACAGAATGTTTCAG ACACCACATTCAGTACAATGGATGCGACCTGAAAGTCAAGAGGGTCTGTCAGTATCCGACTGGTTCAATATCCTGGTACTTCATCAGAACAG GATAAAGACAAACCCTAAAAGTGCCATCAATGAGCATTTCTTACCACGTTTTCTAGACTTCGTGGTATGGGGCCATGAGCATGAATGCCTTATTGACCCCCAG GAGGTCCCTGGAATGGGTTTTCACATCACGCAGCCAGGCTCATCAGTTGCAACCTCCCTGATTGATGGTGAAGCAAAACCAAAGCATGTTCTTTTGTTAGAAATCAAG GGAAACCAGTATAGGCCAAACAAAATACCTTTGATGACCGTTAGACCTTTTGAGTATGCTGAG GTTGTGTTGAAAGATGAAGCAGATGTCGACCCTAATGATCAGGCCTCTGTTCTTGAACATTTGGATAAAATT GTAAGAAATCTGATCGAAAAGAGTAGTCAACCAGCAGCCAGTAGATCTGAAGCCAAACTTCCATTAGTTCGAATCAAG GTAGATTACTCTGGGTTTTCAACAATAAACCCGCAACGATTTGGTCAGAAGTATGTCGGCAAG GTTGCGAACCCCCAAGATATTCTCATTTTCTCAAAAGCAGCAAAGAAGCGCCAGACTACTACAGGAG AGAATATCGATGAGTCCGAGAAACTTCGTCCTGAGGAACTAAACCAACAAACTATTGAAGCTTTGGTTGCAGAAAATAACTTG AAAATGGAGATTCTTCCAGTTGACGACTTGGACATTGCATTGCATGACTTTGTCAGCAAGGATGACAAGACCGCATTCTATGCCTGTTTGCAGCGAAATCTAGATGAAACAAGG AAGAAACTGAATTATGAAGCGGAGAAATTTAAAATCGAGGAAGAAGATATAATAGTCAAAGTCGGCGAGTGCATGCAG GAACGTGTAAAGGAAATATCCCTCCGCTCCAAGGGAGACACAGGGCTTGCATCAAGCactcaaaatttg CAGGATACTATTAGAGGTAAATCTGTAGCAGCTGAAAGTAGCCTGAACACTTTCAGTGATGACGAGGACACCAGGGAGTTGCTTCTTGGCACCAGATCAACCAGATCTACAGCTGGATTTACTAGACCCTCTAAAGATGCTACTGGTGCCGCTCGAGGTGGAGCTTCCAAAAGAGGCAGGGGGAAAGGCTCATTGAAACAAACCACCCTTACTTTCAGTCAATCAAG GTCAAGTGCTGCTATTCGCAGTGAGGAGGTGGACTCTTCCTCGGATGAGGACGCAGCAAACGAAGTAAATGAAGTTGTTGAAAATTCA GATCCTGAGGACAGTTTCCCACAAAGTGGACGGAAGAGGCCTGCTCCTCGAGGTAGAGGTCGGGCCAGAGGCACTACCACTGCGAAAAGAGGGAGGAAAGCCGACACTGGTTCCATGCCAAGCATGGTGATGAGCAAAGACGATGACAGCGACGAAGATGACAAGCCTAAGAAACCTCCGCCTCGG GTTACGAGGAACTACGGAGCAGTCAAGAGGAGATGA
- the LOC119366179 gene encoding double-strand break repair protein MRE11-like isoform X2 — protein sequence MMLSRPPDLFAVECHCREDDRDTLRILVATDCHLGYMEKDEIRRFDSFEAFEEICSLAKQKEVDFVLLGGDLFHENKPSRSTLVKTIEILRRYCLNDLPVKFQVVSDQTVNFPNRFGHVNYEDPHFNVGLPVFTIHGNHDDPAGVDNLSAIDILSACNLVNYFGKMDLGGSGVGQIAVHPVLVKKGTTTVALYGLGNIRDERLNRMFQTPHSVQWMRPESQEGLSVSDWFNILVLHQNRIKTNPKSAINEHFLPRFLDFVVWGHEHECLIDPQEVPGMGFHITQPGSSVATSLIDGEAKPKHVLLLEIKGNQYRPNKIPLMTVRPFEYAEVVLKDEADVDPNDQASVLEHLDKIVRNLIEKSSQPAASRSEAKLPLVRIKVDYSGFSTINPQRFGQKYVGKVANPQDILIFSKAAKKRQTTTGENIDESEKLRPEELNQQTIEALVAENNLKMEILPVDDLDIALHDFVSKDDKTAFYACLQRNLDETRKKLNYEAEKFKIEEEDIIVKVGECMQERVKEISLRSKGDTGLASSTQNLDTIRGKSVAAESSLNTFSDDEDTRELLLGTRSTRSTAGFTRPSKDATGAARGGASKRGRGKGSLKQTTLTFSQSRSSAAIRSEEVDSSSDEDAANEVNEVVENSDPEDSFPQSGRKRPAPRGRGRARGTTTAKRGRKADTGSMPSMVMSKDDDSDEDDKPKKPPPRVTRNYGAVKRR from the exons ATGATGCTGTCCCGTCCTCCTGACCTGTTCGCTGTTGAATGCCACTGCAGGGAAGACGACAGAGACACGCTCCGGATACTTGTGGCCACCGATTGCCATCTGGGCTACATGGAGAAGGACGAGATACGAAGGTTCGATTCGTTCGAGGCTTTTGAGGAGATATGCTCGTTGGCAAAGCAGAAGGAG GTAGACTTTGTGCTTCTTGGCGGCGACCTGTTCCATGAGAACAAGCCTTCGCGTTCGACTTTGGTGAAGACCATTGAGATTCTACGCCGCTACTGCCTTAATGACCTGCCAGTGAAGTTCCAGGTTGTCAGTGATCAGACAGTCAACTTCCCAAACAG ATTTGGCCATGTAAACTATGAAGACCCACATTTCAATGTTGGCTTGCCTGTGTTCACTATCCATGGAAATCATGATGATCCTGCTGGGGTG GATAACCTCTCTGCTATTGATATCCTTTCGGCTTGCAATCTTGTAAATTATTTTGGGAAGATGGACCTTGGCGGCTCTGGTGTTGGTCAAATAGCTGTCCATCCAGTACTTGTTAAAAAG GGTACAACTACAGTTGCACTATATGGCCTTGGGAACATTAGAGATGAGCGACTGAACAGAATGTTTCAG ACACCACATTCAGTACAATGGATGCGACCTGAAAGTCAAGAGGGTCTGTCAGTATCCGACTGGTTCAATATCCTGGTACTTCATCAGAACAG GATAAAGACAAACCCTAAAAGTGCCATCAATGAGCATTTCTTACCACGTTTTCTAGACTTCGTGGTATGGGGCCATGAGCATGAATGCCTTATTGACCCCCAG GAGGTCCCTGGAATGGGTTTTCACATCACGCAGCCAGGCTCATCAGTTGCAACCTCCCTGATTGATGGTGAAGCAAAACCAAAGCATGTTCTTTTGTTAGAAATCAAG GGAAACCAGTATAGGCCAAACAAAATACCTTTGATGACCGTTAGACCTTTTGAGTATGCTGAG GTTGTGTTGAAAGATGAAGCAGATGTCGACCCTAATGATCAGGCCTCTGTTCTTGAACATTTGGATAAAATT GTAAGAAATCTGATCGAAAAGAGTAGTCAACCAGCAGCCAGTAGATCTGAAGCCAAACTTCCATTAGTTCGAATCAAG GTAGATTACTCTGGGTTTTCAACAATAAACCCGCAACGATTTGGTCAGAAGTATGTCGGCAAG GTTGCGAACCCCCAAGATATTCTCATTTTCTCAAAAGCAGCAAAGAAGCGCCAGACTACTACAGGAG AGAATATCGATGAGTCCGAGAAACTTCGTCCTGAGGAACTAAACCAACAAACTATTGAAGCTTTGGTTGCAGAAAATAACTTG AAAATGGAGATTCTTCCAGTTGACGACTTGGACATTGCATTGCATGACTTTGTCAGCAAGGATGACAAGACCGCATTCTATGCCTGTTTGCAGCGAAATCTAGATGAAACAAGG AAGAAACTGAATTATGAAGCGGAGAAATTTAAAATCGAGGAAGAAGATATAATAGTCAAAGTCGGCGAGTGCATGCAG GAACGTGTAAAGGAAATATCCCTCCGCTCCAAGGGAGACACAGGGCTTGCATCAAGCactcaaaatttg GATACTATTAGAGGTAAATCTGTAGCAGCTGAAAGTAGCCTGAACACTTTCAGTGATGACGAGGACACCAGGGAGTTGCTTCTTGGCACCAGATCAACCAGATCTACAGCTGGATTTACTAGACCCTCTAAAGATGCTACTGGTGCCGCTCGAGGTGGAGCTTCCAAAAGAGGCAGGGGGAAAGGCTCATTGAAACAAACCACCCTTACTTTCAGTCAATCAAG GTCAAGTGCTGCTATTCGCAGTGAGGAGGTGGACTCTTCCTCGGATGAGGACGCAGCAAACGAAGTAAATGAAGTTGTTGAAAATTCA GATCCTGAGGACAGTTTCCCACAAAGTGGACGGAAGAGGCCTGCTCCTCGAGGTAGAGGTCGGGCCAGAGGCACTACCACTGCGAAAAGAGGGAGGAAAGCCGACACTGGTTCCATGCCAAGCATGGTGATGAGCAAAGACGATGACAGCGACGAAGATGACAAGCCTAAGAAACCTCCGCCTCGG GTTACGAGGAACTACGGAGCAGTCAAGAGGAGATGA
- the LOC119366182 gene encoding sm-like protein LSM7 yields the protein MAGRKETALDLAKFVDKGVQVKLTGGRQVTGTLKGYDQLLNLVLDEAVESEREQDDPLKLSTKTRQLGLIVCRGTAVMLVSPTDGTDEIANPFLAAEGAS from the exons ATG GCGGGCCGCAAGGAGACGGCGCTGGACCTGGCCAAGTTCGTCGACAAGGGCGTCCAGGTCAAGCTCACCGGCGGCCGCCAAG TTACAGGAACCTTGAAGGGATATGACCAGCTGCTCAACTTAGTGCTGGATGAAGCAGTCGAGTCTGAAAGAG AGCAAGATGACCCATTGAAGCTGTCAACCAAGACCAGACAACTTGGTCTCATT GTGTGCAGAGGCACTGCTGTCATGCTGGTGTCACCAACTGATGGAACCGACGAGATTGCCAACCCCTTCCTCGCAGCGGAGGGGGCGTCATAA
- the LOC119366181 gene encoding heterogeneous nuclear ribonucleoprotein U-like protein 1, with translation MGDTEAAQRHLCRVGVSRGDDPVGGLGEAGGRGFGFGGTGKLSHRGRFFDYGATFGVGDTVVCAVDLDSKPMASIGFAKNGEWLGIAHHFDAGHKGLGLVDAPVRPMQWESAIFPHVLLKNVVVEMQFSREDGLEPVDGYEPWTSAFADGNAVFGPVFAEQKECEVMMMVGLPASGKTTWAEKCVREHPEKRFVLLGTNLALDQMKVPGLLRKNNYGERFDRLMDHATQIFNTLLDRAAKIPRNYILDQTNVYKSARIRKLRPFANYYKIAVVVFPSPSELNSRAAKRFQEMGKDVPAEAVDQMTANFVLPLSKDMPGSKEPFDEVIFVELSRDDAQRNLDEMKRVLPRASTPSHGNVSNQMAGPSPLSGFEPPMNYSYGQGVHAPGAPAGYSNAPYQTQPSYSNAPYQQQTYASYPNPSYPNTADQHQVHASYPSTADQHQVHTSYTSTANQHQAYGSYASTANQHQAYGSYASAPLPGYGSPNAYGSQGYPSPYSSPDYATSLYQTPEPAGDYMGSGYGPAAPVHAQTSGYVPAAPVHAQPLPPAVHQRHDGASSWSPGSYGPYGQQPLDARYTNTRSQYGAAVPMPPPNGALLHPVPGPPPSAPPPPPYYMNAQPGRW, from the exons ATGGGCGACACGGAGGCCGCGCAGCGCCACCTCTGCCGCGTCGGCGTCTCGAGGGGGGACGACCCCGTGGGCGGCCTCGGGGAGGCCGGCGGCCGCGGCTTCGGGTTCGGGGGCACGGGGAAGCTCTCCCACCGGGGCAGGTTCTTCGATTACGGCGCCACGTTCGGGGTCGGGGACACCGTCGTCTGCGCCGTGGACCTCGATTCCAAGCCCATGGCCTCGATTGGGTTCGCCAAGAACGGCGAGTGGCTCGGCATTGCTCACCACTTTGATGCCGGCCACAAGGGGCTTGGCCTGGTTGATGCTCCTGTGAGGCCGATGCAGTGGGAGTCAGCAATCTTCCCGCATGTCCTGCTGAAGAATGTCGTCGTCGAGATGCAGTTTAGCAGGGAGGACGGGCTGGAGCCGGTCGACGGCTACGAGCCCTGGACCTCAGCTTTTGCCGATGGCAACGCGGTATTCGGGCCTGTGTTTGCTGAACAGAAGGAGTGTGAGGTTATGATGATGGTCGGCCTCCCGGCTTCGGGGAAGACTACTTGGGCAGAGAAGTGTGTCAGGGAACATCCGGAGAAACGCTTCGTCCTTCTTGGAACTAACCTTGCATTGGACCAAATGAAG GTGCCAGGATTGCTCCGTAAGAACAACTACGGTGAGCGCTTTGACCGTTTGATGGATCACGCCACACAGATTTTCAACACATTGCTGGACAGAGCCGCAAAGATCCCCCGCAACTACATTCTCGACCAAACAAATGTGTACAAAAGCGCCCGGATTCGCAAGCTGAGGCCATTTGCAAACTACTACAAA ATTGCTGTGGTTGTTTTCCCGTCGCCAAGTGAACTCAATTCCCGGGCAGCAAAACGGTTCCAGGAGATGGGGAAGGATGTACCAGCTGAAGCGGTTGATCAGATGACAG CCAATTTTGTCCTGCCACTGTCAAAGGACATGCCTGGTTCAAAGGAGCCTTTCGATGAG GTGATTTTTGTGGAGCTTTCCAGGGATGATGCCCAGAGAAACCTAGACGAGATGAAACGTGTGCTGCCAAGAGCCTCAACTCCCAGCCATGGCAATGTCAGTAACCAGATG GCAGGACCATCTCCGTTGTCAGGCTTTGAACCACCAATGAACTACTCATATGGACAAGGTGTGCATGCTCCCGGTGCGCCGGCTGGCTACTCAAATGCTCCATATCAGACCCAGCCCAGCTACTCGAATGCCCCATATCAGCAACAGACATATGCAAGCTACCCGAATCCGAGCTATCCAAACACCGCAGATCAGCATCAAGTTCATGCAAGCTACCCAAGCACCGCAGACCAGCATCAAGTTCACACAAGCTACACGAGCACCGCGAACCAACATCAAGCCTACGGAAGCTACGCAAGCACCGCGAACCAACATCAAGCCTACGGAAGCTACGCAAGCGCCCCGCTTCCTGGATATGGATCACCAAATGCATATGGTTCCCAAGGGTACCCAAGTCCATACAGCAGCCCTGATTACGCGACGAGCCTCTACCAGACTCCTGAGCCAGCGGGAGACTACATGGGATCCGGCTATGGGCCTGCAGCCCCAGTCCATGCCCAGACATCCGGCTACGTACCTGCAGCCCCAGTCCATGCCCAGCCATTGCCTCCAGCTGTTCATCAGCGTCATGATGGTGCTTCCTCATGGAGCCCTGGCAGTTACGGACCCTATGGACAGCAGCCTCTTG ATGCGCGCTACACAAACACGAGGTCGCAGTACGGTGCTGCAGTCCCCATGCCGCCTCCGAACGGAGCTCTTCTGCATCCAGTTCCTGGGCCGCCGCCTTCggcacctccccctcctccctacTACATGAATGCACAGCCAGGCCGTTGGTAG